DNA from Thunnus thynnus chromosome 2, fThuThy2.1, whole genome shotgun sequence:
AGCATGCTCAACTTTTCCTTATACAGTTGGTGTAAATGTTccattattaaatatttatcattctgtttttaatttttaaggACAAGTCCCAGACAGCTGAGTTGTGGGAGAAGCTAAACTTTGGAAACAAGgaccaaaatgttaaatttcGCAAACTAATGGGCATTAAagtatgtacatatattttgttacttaaccaaaatatatttgataatttccgttacattttctgttgaatgGTTTGAGCTTTCCAACCTGTAACTTTTCCTGTCCTTTCAGGGAGATGAGGATGGGGAAGCTTCAAAACCACTTAACGACGACGGCTTGAAGACTCTTCAGAAGCAGGAGGAGATGTTCAGGAACCTCGACGTTCAGTATGAGATGGCTCGatctcagacacacacccagAGGGGAATGGGCCTTGGCTTCTCCTCCTCATTTTCGCGCGGGATGGATTCGATCTAGTGCCAAACCACGGCGGTCTTTGCCACTTACCTGATCATATAGGACTACCAGCTCATTGCTAGCCCTTAAGCTTGCATGGATGTTGCTCTGaatctgtaatttatttatagacAAACATCTCGCATATTGGTACATTATAATGTAAATAGCAAGGCGCTGAGTTTGTCTCAGTGTTTATTAATCTGTACATCTTTGGAAAAGGATGCATCAGTTTGACCAGCTGATGCTGGTTGAAATTATTAGATATTTGTTTGAGTAATGTggtagcttttttttaaaactcataaatatatatgtgattGTTTGAACATAAAGTGAATATGTGGTTCAAGTGAACACTGTTTACATCCATTTAGCAAAAAGGAACCTGAAGTCAATGTAGCATTATCACAATCcctcattttcatttctccAGACTGGGAAAAACAAACCAGTGGGTTGTAATACATATTGTCTTCAGGACTGCCATGGATAAAGACGGACTTGAAAGGAGTAATCACATATTTCAAATGTTCTTGAAATAAATTAGTTTGTGTTGAATGAGGTTTTTCCTATATCACCtcaatttgtattttatgtaatatatgtgtggggtttttttttttacatttggctAACAAATTTGATGTTAGAGCTGGACTAAAAATAATAAGATATTTTTCAAAGCACAATATAATAAATGAGGGCAAAATCATATGGAATCAAAACTGCTTGGAATCACTAAATAACAAATTTATAAAACAGTAACACCAAACGATCATGTTGTCACAATTAGATTCAGTTGTCATCCAGCTATAGTTATCGCCAAACCTGTTAATAGTACTGTGTACAGCAGAAAATACAATGTCTAAAAGAAGTACAAATactaaaatatacatttattagAATACTGGAAGTTTGGTAAAATTGCAGCCACTCTTATTTACATATAAGACTGGAATAAAGCACATGAGCCACACCGGTGATGAGGTTGTGGTTGGCAAACTCAAGGATAAGGAGCAGTATTGGGTATTCGCTGCGTCTTTTCTCAAGGGTAGACTCCTCGCTTAAACCCATCCAGTGAAGCAGCAGTGTTCGCATGGCTTCTGGGAATAGCTCTGTGGCTAGTTCCTCAGCAGGTGGCAAGTCACTGATTCGCTCAATATGCTGAACTTTAAAGCCCTCCACTTTCTGGCTGATGCTGCTGTTGGCTGTGTGAAACTGCTGGCCAAGCCAACGTCCAATACAGTTAAGCAGGGAACTTGAATACACAGAACCCCAGTCTTTGGTCTTTAAGAGCGCCAACACGGCTTCTGTCACATCCTTTTCTTCTAAATTCCCATGAATGTATCGTTCAATGTTCTCCAGAAGGAGCAAGGTAgtctccagctgctgctctgtgaagCTTTGAGTCTCAGAGGAAAGTTTGTCACCCAAGCTATGCAGTTTTTGTCTCACTGTGGGTAAAACCAGTTGGCTTTGCTCAGTTTGCAAGCTCTGCTTTGGAAAACTGCAGTAATCGTGATCTGCTGATGTGTCACCTGTGTCACTGCGACATATTCCCACCAATTCCTGGCCAAACTTGCAATGCTGAGGTTGGCCAGACGTTTCAATCCTCGGTTCGGTGTCGCACAGGCTGCTGGATATGTCAACATCCAGCTGCACACTGAGGCTGTAGCTCATTTTCAGAGGGTTGTAATTAATCTGCGATTTCCAAACATCctacagaggagagaaaagttATATTagggtatatatatatatataagtaaagCAATTACATCATGTAGAGACGTTCCTGGTGTGAATTGTACTGTACCTGGAAGTTCTCCAGCACAGCAAGCTGCTCCTGCTTATTGTACATTTCAAAGGCAACTCGAAAAAGTCCTTGAACGCTGTAGAACCAGAGGCTGTTACTTGCAGTCGGTACCTTCAGCCCGTGGAACCTGAATGCTGCAACAAACCAGAGGGGAAGACCACATTGTTTAGTGTGGGTGCCTGGGTGTTCGTGTGCATTG
Protein-coding regions in this window:
- the si:ch211-110p13.9 gene encoding uncharacterized protein si:ch211-110p13.9, which produces MSSVSTIHLTLPQWDGGSRKLRYIYLVNVTSFRLTACPNKGPEAPLYLGADIFSNTDIRTENHPRYHAKFAKKGLATKIHFSSAFRFHGLKVPTASNSLWFYSVQGLFRVAFEMYNKQEQLAVLENFQDVWKSQINYNPLKMSYSLSVQLDVDISSSLCDTEPRIETSGQPQHCKFGQELVGICRSDTGDTSADHDYCSFPKQSLQTEQSQLVLPTVRQKLHSLGDKLSSETQSFTEQQLETTLLLLENIERYIHGNLEEKDVTEAVLALLKTKDWGSVYSSSLLNCIGRWLGQQFHTANSSISQKVEGFKVQHIERISDLPPAEELATELFPEAMRTLLLHWMGLSEESTLEKRRSEYPILLLILEFANHNLITGVAHVLYSSLICK